A stretch of the Deferribacterota bacterium genome encodes the following:
- a CDS encoding phosphatidylglycerol lysyltransferase domain-containing protein has translation MNKSNTVKIDNLSLSHKDLLFYRIKDIDTIISEYSFANLYLFRKRHNYKVITFDDSIYLSGITVDNINFVMPLIDLYGRENGDREITKLIDFAKKEDKIIFPVDERWLTSFNMPSDKIYYCEADTDYIYTAEKMCTYKGRKLHKKRNLLKQFKIKYNYKSFPLVKQEVQKAKDVLDVWINQNNLNKADSDYEACYEALEKMDELILCGIIYYVDDDPAGFILGEELRDDTFVVHFAKAKKEYKGIYQFIYNNFAKILPKRYKYLNFEQDLGKDSLRIAKRSYIPDYLLKKYRITP, from the coding sequence ATGAATAAATCTAATACAGTAAAAATTGATAATTTGAGCTTAAGTCATAAAGATTTATTGTTTTATAGAATTAAAGATATAGATACCATTATATCTGAATATTCATTTGCTAATCTATATTTATTTAGAAAAAGACATAATTATAAAGTTATAACATTTGATGATAGTATCTATTTAAGTGGTATTACCGTTGATAATATTAATTTTGTTATGCCATTAATAGATCTATATGGCAGAGAGAATGGTGATAGAGAAATAACTAAATTAATTGATTTTGCAAAAAAAGAAGATAAGATTATTTTTCCTGTTGATGAAAGATGGCTTACTAGCTTTAATATGCCTTCCGATAAGATATATTATTGTGAAGCAGATACAGACTATATTTATACTGCTGAAAAGATGTGTACTTATAAGGGGAGAAAACTCCATAAAAAGAGAAATTTATTAAAACAGTTTAAAATAAAATATAACTACAAATCCTTTCCTTTAGTAAAACAGGAGGTCCAAAAAGCAAAAGACGTATTAGACGTGTGGATTAATCAGAACAATTTAAATAAGGCAGATAGTGATTATGAGGCATGTTATGAGGCTTTGGAAAAGATGGATGAATTAATATTGTGTGGTATTATATATTATGTAGATGATGATCCTGCAGGTTTTATTTTAGGCGAGGAGTTGCGTGATGATACATTTGTTGTTCATTTTGCAAAAGCTAAAAAAGAGTATAAAGGCATTTATCAATTTATTTATAACAATTTTGCCAAGATTTTACCAAAGAGATACAAATATCTAAATTTTGAGCAAGACCTTGGTAAAGATTCCCTTAGGATTGCAAAGAGATCATATATACCAGATTATTTACTTAAAAAGTATAGAATAACTCCATAA
- a CDS encoding division/cell wall cluster transcriptional repressor MraZ, with the protein MNNLYTSFKGKSIHSINESGRVSIPSKFRDILKSKYGDERMVLVTVGTHIVSYPVAEWIKLEQMWDNNPPRDQKVKKFLRYLYSTAEEVTVDKQGRILIPQILRESVKLTDECVITGQRNKIEIWPITKWKEEFEGINVDELYESVSDEFPELSI; encoded by the coding sequence ATGAACAATCTATATACTAGTTTTAAAGGAAAAAGCATTCACAGTATTAATGAAAGTGGCAGGGTTTCTATACCTTCTAAATTTAGGGATATATTAAAGTCAAAGTATGGTGATGAAAGAATGGTTTTAGTAACCGTGGGAACCCATATTGTATCCTACCCAGTAGCAGAATGGATTAAATTAGAACAAATGTGGGATAATAACCCCCCAAGAGATCAAAAGGTTAAAAAGTTTTTAAGGTATTTATATTCTACTGCTGAAGAGGTAACTGTAGACAAACAGGGTAGAATATTAATCCCCCAAATCTTAAGAGAAAGTGTCAAATTAACAGATGAATGTGTAATTACAGGACAAAGAAACAAGATTGAGATTTGGCCTATAACTAAGTGGAAGGAAGAATTTGAAGGAATAAATGTAGATGAATTATATGAAAGCGTAAGCGATGAATTTCCAGAATTGAGTATATAA
- the rsmH gene encoding 16S rRNA (cytosine(1402)-N(4))-methyltransferase RsmH — protein sequence MKIMHKPVMTDELINFLEVDKKTGVFVDCTGGGGGHSESIVNKLNSDSRLIIIDVDEEAVNILKEKFRHNQNVTIVKGNFRDVDKILAELGIRSVIGLFADLGMSTFQVKDPDRGFSFMNSGPLDMRMSKDIELTAYDIVNEFSKDSLKNIIYKFGEEKFAGRIVNLIVKKRAINKIVSTIQLANIVKEAVPAEYQRKTKLHPATKTFQALRIYINKELEALEELLKKLEYIIEPTGRAAFISFHSLEDRLIKEKFNYYEKECICPPRIVKCVCNKKKTFNVLTKKPVIPSDEEVKNNPMSRSAKLRVAERLK from the coding sequence ATGAAGATTATGCATAAACCAGTAATGACTGATGAATTAATTAATTTTTTAGAGGTAGATAAAAAGACCGGTGTATTTGTAGATTGCACAGGAGGGGGTGGTGGGCATTCTGAGAGTATAGTGAATAAACTTAACAGTGACAGCAGGCTTATCATTATTGATGTTGATGAAGAGGCAGTTAATATTTTGAAGGAGAAATTTAGGCATAACCAAAATGTTACTATAGTTAAAGGTAACTTTAGAGATGTTGATAAGATTCTAGCTGAGTTGGGTATTAGAAGTGTAATTGGTTTATTCGCTGATCTTGGGATGTCCACTTTTCAAGTAAAAGACCCTGATAGAGGCTTTTCATTTATGAATAGTGGGCCGTTAGATATGAGGATGTCAAAAGATATAGAATTAACTGCATATGATATTGTTAATGAATTCTCAAAAGATAGCTTAAAAAATATTATTTATAAATTTGGGGAAGAGAAATTTGCTGGGAGAATTGTAAATTTAATTGTAAAAAAAAGAGCTATTAATAAGATTGTAAGTACAATTCAGCTTGCAAATATAGTAAAAGAAGCAGTTCCTGCTGAATATCAGAGAAAAACTAAATTGCATCCGGCAACAAAGACATTTCAAGCTTTAAGAATATATATAAATAAAGAGCTAGAGGCATTAGAAGAATTATTGAAAAAATTGGAATATATAATTGAGCCAACTGGCAGAGCAGCTTTCATTAGTTTTCATTCATTGGAAGATAGGTTAATTAAAGAAAAGTTTAATTATTATGAAAAAGAATGTATATGTCCGCCTCGTATTGTAAAATGTGTATGTAACAAGAAAAAGACGTTTAATGTGTTAACAAAGAAACCTGTAATACCAAGTGATGAGGAAGTGAAAAATAATCCAATGTCTAGAAGTGCTAAGTTAAGGGTTGCAGAGAGGTTGAAGTGA